Proteins encoded within one genomic window of Polaribacter sp. NJDZ03:
- a CDS encoding LysR substrate-binding domain-containing protein: protein MTIQQIKYFLILASELHFWKTAEKVYISQSSLSRQIQALESEMGIQLFERDKRNVKLTDAGIFLRDHWSTMIKELDQVHRQAKKIDEGTMGFVSISYPGSIAFKFLPNFLEVINSNLPDLKLELIEPTDESHEALLLNYNTDIAFSRDKINHVNIDSLKLNSEPICVVVPKNHWLTEASLNNINELKNEKFIIAGLHQTTFFASLLRTFFEKNNFEPKTIIESDFGGMILNLVAKGLGISILPYSYQFSKSKNVRFIELNENIDLFINWRKNDPNKTINKIVAFSKLVE from the coding sequence ATGACGATTCAACAAATAAAATATTTTTTAATTCTTGCTAGCGAACTCCATTTTTGGAAAACAGCAGAAAAGGTCTATATCTCTCAATCTTCTTTAAGTAGACAAATTCAGGCGCTTGAAAGCGAAATGGGTATTCAACTATTTGAAAGAGATAAAAGAAATGTAAAATTAACGGACGCTGGTATTTTTTTAAGAGACCACTGGTCTACAATGATAAAAGAACTGGACCAAGTACACCGACAAGCAAAAAAAATTGACGAAGGTACTATGGGTTTTGTATCTATTAGTTACCCTGGTTCTATTGCTTTTAAATTTCTGCCTAATTTTTTAGAAGTAATCAACTCTAATCTACCTGATTTAAAATTAGAATTGATTGAACCCACAGACGAGAGTCATGAAGCATTATTACTAAACTATAATACAGATATTGCTTTTAGTAGAGATAAAATAAATCATGTAAACATAGATTCCTTAAAACTAAATTCTGAACCAATTTGTGTTGTAGTACCAAAAAATCATTGGTTAACCGAAGCTTCTTTAAACAACATTAACGAGTTAAAAAATGAAAAGTTTATTATTGCGGGCTTACATCAGACCACTTTTTTCGCTTCACTATTAAGAACCTTTTTTGAAAAAAATAATTTTGAACCTAAAACAATCATAGAATCAGATTTTGGTGGCATGATTTTAAACCTAGTTGCTAAAGGACTTGGCATTTCTATTCTGCCTTATTCTTATCAATTTTCTAAATCTAAAAACGTGCGGTTTATTGAGCTAAATGAAAATATAGATTTGTTTATCAATTGGAGAAAAAACGACCCTAACAAAACGATAAATAAAATTGTTGCATTTAGTAAGTTGGTAGAATAA
- a CDS encoding YfiT family bacillithiol transferase — protein MTLEELKYPIGRTNVPKNITKKNIEDWVSILERFPQELEFLIKELSDNQLDTPYREGGWTIRQVVHHCYDSHHNSYTRFKWALTEDKPVIKAYYEDRWAALQDSKSAPVFLSIDALKALHSKWVYFLRELTDAQLEKTFIHPSKNEQISLKENICMYAWHSKHHFAHIEELMIREGWK, from the coding sequence ATGACACTAGAAGAATTAAAATATCCGATAGGAAGAACAAATGTTCCTAAAAATATCACCAAAAAAAATATTGAAGATTGGGTTTCTATTTTAGAGCGATTTCCTCAAGAACTAGAATTCTTAATTAAAGAATTATCTGACAACCAATTAGACACTCCTTACAGAGAAGGTGGTTGGACTATTAGGCAAGTGGTGCATCATTGTTATGACAGTCATCATAATTCATACACGCGCTTTAAATGGGCTTTAACCGAAGATAAACCGGTTATTAAAGCATATTATGAAGATCGTTGGGCAGCATTACAAGACTCTAAATCTGCTCCTGTTTTTTTATCAATTGACGCTTTAAAAGCCTTACACTCTAAATGGGTATATTTCTTACGAGAATTAACGGATGCGCAATTAGAAAAAACATTTATTCACCCTTCTAAAAATGAACAAATTAGTTTAAAAGAAAATATTTGCATGTATGCTTGGCATAGTAAACATCATTTTGCACATATAGAAGAGTTAATGATTCGTGAAGGTTGGAAATAA
- a CDS encoding DUF962 domain-containing protein, which produces MKTAKEYFDEYAVSHQNETNQAIHYICVPLIFFSVIGLLMSIPTTFLENTLNLSNPILENWAVMVGIIISVFYLRLGFWYFIEMLFIILIAIVANFWLGSQVNLLFASLIIFVLAWIGQFYGHKVEGAKPSFLKDLEFLLIGPLWVIQKLGKKK; this is translated from the coding sequence ATGAAAACCGCCAAAGAATATTTTGACGAATATGCTGTAAGTCACCAAAACGAAACAAACCAAGCGATACACTATATTTGTGTGCCTTTAATTTTTTTTAGTGTAATTGGTTTACTCATGAGTATACCAACCACATTTCTAGAAAACACCTTAAATTTATCTAACCCAATACTAGAAAATTGGGCTGTTATGGTGGGTATTATCATTTCTGTTTTTTATCTACGTTTAGGTTTTTGGTATTTTATAGAAATGTTATTTATAATTTTAATAGCAATTGTGGCTAATTTTTGGTTAGGTAGCCAAGTAAACTTACTTTTTGCTTCTTTAATTATTTTTGTTTTAGCTTGGATTGGACAGTTTTATGGACATAAAGTAGAAGGAGCAAAACCATCCTTCTTAAAAGATTTAGAATTTTTATTGATTGGTCCTTTATGGGTCATTCAAAAATTAGGAAAGAAAAAATAA
- a CDS encoding tRNA-binding protein, with the protein MKEEITFEDFLKVDIRIGTIIEVNDFPKARKPAYQLKIDFGALGIKKSSAQITDLYTKEDLLNKQVSVIVNFKPRQIANFMSECLVIGVYNTAGNVVLLQASKEIKNGEQVN; encoded by the coding sequence ATGAAAGAAGAAATTACCTTTGAAGATTTTTTAAAAGTAGATATTAGAATAGGAACTATTATTGAAGTCAATGATTTTCCAAAAGCTAGAAAACCTGCTTATCAATTAAAAATTGATTTTGGCGCTTTAGGTATTAAAAAATCGAGTGCACAAATAACAGATTTATATACAAAAGAAGATTTACTAAACAAGCAAGTTTCTGTAATTGTAAATTTTAAACCTCGTCAAATTGCTAATTTCATGAGCGAATGTTTAGTAATTGGTGTTTACAATACAGCGGGAAATGTGGTTTTACTACAAGCTTCTAAAGAAATTAAAAACGGAGAACAGGTTAATTAA
- a CDS encoding YqaE/Pmp3 family membrane protein: MSFIRVLFAIFFPPLSVIDKGCGSFFIIFLLTLCGWIPGVIGALVILNNPKN, from the coding sequence ATGAGTTTTATAAGAGTATTATTTGCTATTTTCTTTCCACCACTTTCTGTGATAGATAAAGGTTGTGGGTCTTTTTTTATTATCTTTTTACTAACACTTTGTGGTTGGATTCCTGGAGTAATAGGTGCTTTAGTAATTTTAAATAATCCGAAAAATTAA
- a CDS encoding lipocalin family protein produces MKKFLCIVLFISVAIACKSTSAVSTKLDNKTERILKGDFTLTAVNFPGSDFLNVTSFYIADSKCFVGSDWSFVSNNNKGEMALTSLSTSCKEFSSPITWYLNKEGKFVLKIINDYKAKEVNNGFVLDIINVTETSFQLVDQINVAGQTKDITYSFQRK; encoded by the coding sequence ATGAAAAAATTTTTATGTATTGTTTTATTTATCTCAGTAGCTATTGCATGTAAATCTACCTCTGCAGTTAGTACCAAATTAGACAATAAAACCGAACGTATTTTAAAAGGAGATTTTACACTTACTGCTGTTAACTTTCCTGGATCAGACTTTTTAAATGTAACTTCTTTTTACATAGCCGACTCTAAATGTTTTGTTGGCAGTGACTGGAGTTTTGTTTCTAATAACAACAAAGGAGAAATGGCACTTACTAGCCTAAGTACTTCTTGTAAAGAATTTAGTTCTCCAATAACTTGGTACCTTAATAAAGAAGGTAAATTTGTTTTAAAAATTATTAACGACTACAAAGCAAAAGAAGTTAATAATGGTTTTGTTTTAGACATTATAAATGTAACAGAAACAAGTTTCCAACTGGTAGACCAAATTAATGTTGCAGGACAAACAAAAGATATTACCTATTCATTTCAAAGAAAATAA
- a CDS encoding OmpA family protein, translating into MKKSIIYSLSVLFITASMLTSCEAVKNANNTQKGAGIGTAAGAILGAVIGNNVGNGKNSELGAVLGGVIGGVTGGVIGNKMDKQAREIEEAIPGAEVERVGEGIMLTLGENAVRFDTNKATLSASAQANLEKLVPIFNSYENTNIVIYGYTDSTGKVEYNQTLSAKRASSVKDYLTTKGLENARFETKGLGINDPIATNETAEGRSKNRRVEFAIVANEQMIKEAQKEAKN; encoded by the coding sequence ATGAAAAAATCAATAATTTATAGTTTATCAGTATTATTTATAACTGCAAGCATGCTTACCTCTTGTGAAGCTGTTAAAAACGCAAATAACACACAAAAAGGTGCTGGTATTGGTACTGCAGCAGGTGCTATTTTAGGTGCCGTAATTGGAAACAATGTTGGAAATGGTAAAAATTCTGAATTAGGTGCTGTTTTAGGTGGTGTAATTGGTGGTGTTACTGGTGGTGTAATTGGTAATAAAATGGACAAACAAGCTCGTGAAATTGAAGAAGCGATACCAGGAGCAGAAGTAGAAAGAGTTGGTGAAGGTATTATGTTAACTTTAGGTGAAAATGCCGTTAGATTTGACACTAATAAAGCAACTTTATCTGCAAGTGCACAGGCAAACTTAGAAAAATTAGTTCCTATTTTTAATAGCTACGAAAACACTAATATCGTTATTTACGGATATACTGATAGTACTGGTAAAGTTGAGTACAACCAAACTTTATCTGCTAAAAGAGCAAGTTCTGTAAAAGATTATTTAACAACTAAAGGTCTTGAAAATGCAAGATTTGAAACCAAAGGTTTAGGCATAAATGATCCTATTGCAACAAACGAAACTGCAGAAGGAAGAAGTAAAAACAGACGTGTAGAATTTGCAATTGTTGCCAATGAACAAATGATTAAAGAAGCACAAAAAGAAGCAAAAAACTAA
- the rlmD gene encoding 23S rRNA (uracil(1939)-C(5))-methyltransferase RlmD: MPRRERNKFVKKNQVLELKIEDYAFGGKGIARIKSEEGSFVIFVPNTLPGQLVKAQISKSSKNYAEAKLIDVLEPSEDEVEVPFQDIPGAPYIQLPIDLQHQYKKESTLTLFKKIGKVENIEDLFDEFVTSPNVFHYRNKMEYGFSAIGYDRVTKRDKDEFTLGFKRRGVWWMGDNLEKDSGLFDKQMEDNLKNIRQYCIDTGLEPWHGPKKTGFFRYFVVRKSFKTDELLCNLVTTSPELENFDLQKFASFLKDIFGDRLAGLLHTINDETGDRTIATAGSLDLVYGKDKIVEELLGLNFEISMKSFFQTNPKCAEKLYSKVVEYVLEDKTKVDNTVVMDLFCGTGTIGQIVASKSENAKIVGVDIVASAIEDAEKNAKRNNIDGLKFYAADVGKFLVANPEYKDKIKTIILDPARAGIAPKTLQKIINLNADRMVYVSCNPATQARDTELLAEAGYLMKKISLVDQFPHTSHIETVVLFEKG, encoded by the coding sequence ATGCCACGTAGAGAACGAAATAAATTTGTAAAGAAGAATCAAGTTTTAGAATTAAAAATTGAAGATTACGCTTTTGGCGGAAAAGGAATTGCAAGAATAAAATCTGAAGAAGGTAGTTTTGTTATTTTTGTTCCGAATACCTTACCAGGTCAATTGGTAAAAGCACAAATAAGTAAGTCTAGTAAAAACTATGCAGAAGCTAAGTTAATAGATGTTTTAGAACCTTCTGAAGATGAAGTGGAAGTTCCTTTTCAAGACATTCCTGGTGCGCCTTATATTCAATTACCTATCGATTTACAACATCAATATAAAAAAGAAAGTACTTTAACCTTATTTAAAAAAATAGGAAAAGTAGAAAATATAGAGGATCTTTTTGATGAATTTGTAACATCGCCAAACGTATTTCACTACAGAAATAAAATGGAATATGGTTTTTCTGCTATTGGATATGATAGAGTAACAAAAAGAGATAAAGATGAGTTTACACTAGGTTTTAAAAGACGTGGTGTTTGGTGGATGGGAGATAATTTAGAAAAAGATTCTGGTTTGTTTGATAAACAGATGGAAGACAATCTAAAAAATATTCGTCAATATTGTATAGACACTGGTTTAGAACCTTGGCACGGACCAAAAAAGACTGGTTTTTTTAGATATTTTGTAGTGAGAAAATCTTTTAAAACAGATGAATTATTATGTAATTTAGTAACGACTTCTCCCGAATTAGAGAATTTCGATTTACAGAAATTTGCTTCTTTTCTAAAAGATATTTTTGGAGATCGTTTAGCTGGTTTACTACATACTATTAATGATGAAACTGGTGACAGAACCATTGCAACAGCCGGTAGTTTAGATTTAGTGTATGGTAAAGATAAAATTGTAGAAGAGTTATTAGGTTTGAATTTTGAAATCAGCATGAAAAGCTTTTTTCAAACGAATCCTAAATGTGCAGAAAAATTATACTCTAAAGTTGTTGAATATGTTTTAGAAGACAAAACCAAGGTAGACAATACTGTGGTAATGGATTTGTTCTGCGGAACAGGAACCATAGGGCAAATTGTAGCTTCTAAAAGTGAAAATGCAAAAATTGTTGGTGTAGATATTGTAGCTTCTGCAATTGAAGATGCAGAAAAAAATGCCAAAAGAAATAATATTGATGGATTAAAATTTTATGCAGCAGATGTTGGTAAATTCTTAGTTGCAAATCCAGAATATAAAGATAAAATAAAAACCATTATTTTAGATCCTGCAAGAGCAGGAATTGCACCTAAAACACTGCAGAAAATCATCAATTTAAATGCAGACAGAATGGTGTATGTTTCTTGTAATCCGGCAACACAAGCTAGAGATACAGAGTTGTTGGCAGAAGCTGGTTACTTAATGAAAAAAATTAGTTTGGTAGATCAATTTCCGCATACAAGCCATATTGAAACGGTTGTTTTGTTTGAAAAAGGGTAA
- a CDS encoding 4a-hydroxytetrahydrobiopterin dehydratase, translated as MKKLTDFEINRKLEKLQDWDYYDDALHTDFEFDNFKDCMSAMNRIAFECEALNHHPEWTNNYNTLDIKLTTHDAEGVTKLDFKLAKAINKIVEVEE; from the coding sequence ATGAAAAAACTAACAGACTTCGAAATTAATAGAAAATTAGAAAAATTACAAGATTGGGATTATTATGACGATGCTTTGCATACAGATTTTGAGTTCGATAACTTTAAAGATTGTATGTCTGCAATGAATAGAATTGCATTTGAATGTGAGGCTTTAAACCATCATCCAGAATGGACAAACAACTATAATACTTTAGATATTAAGTTAACCACTCACGATGCAGAAGGTGTTACTAAATTAGATTTTAAATTGGCTAAAGCCATCAATAAAATTGTAGAAGTTGAAGAATAA
- a CDS encoding DUF6452 family protein — translation MKNNRYQIIVILIIGLLINTSCTKDDFCLKNPVTPNLVLRFYDDTNKETLKTAKLLSVWAEGKDTIADYTSRTTDSIAIPLNSLALETIYNLKINNEDGAEVDNLYTTFTITYTPEEEYVSRSCGYKVIFNDVSFSSDNTNWIKDFTPSTLTTIDSQNTAHVQIFH, via the coding sequence TTGAAGAATAATAGATATCAAATAATAGTAATTTTAATAATTGGTTTGCTTATAAATACTTCTTGTACAAAAGATGATTTCTGCTTAAAAAACCCTGTTACTCCAAACTTGGTATTACGTTTTTATGATGATACCAATAAAGAAACATTAAAAACAGCTAAATTATTATCTGTTTGGGCAGAAGGTAAAGATACCATTGCAGATTATACCAGTAGAACTACAGATAGTATTGCTATTCCTTTAAATTCTTTAGCATTAGAAACAATTTATAATTTAAAAATAAATAATGAAGACGGAGCAGAAGTAGATAATCTTTATACAACCTTTACAATAACCTATACACCAGAAGAAGAATACGTTTCTAGATCTTGTGGTTATAAAGTAATCTTTAATGATGTTTCTTTTTCATCAGACAATACTAATTGGATAAAAGATTTTACACCATCAACATTAACAACTATAGACAGTCAAAATACAGCGCATGTACAAATATTTCATTAG
- a CDS encoding DUF6048 family protein → MYKYFISICFLFVFVNGQAQEQKKDTLINAEKDSLVYKSKYGLRLGVDISKPILAQFNSSYTGLEIVGDYRIKKNLYLAAEVGFEEETTTEDYTNSTSKGSYIRLGVNYNVYQNWLDMNNEIFIGARYGFSLFDQTLNTYTPNVNSVYFPANQITSSVSATDLNVHWTEFIIGLKVETFKNFFVSFSGSYKISISVKEPDNFETLYAPGFNRVFDSGTGFGFNYTLTYLIPFKKK, encoded by the coding sequence ATGTACAAATATTTCATTAGCATCTGTTTCCTTTTTGTTTTTGTTAATGGGCAAGCTCAAGAACAAAAAAAAGATACCCTAATAAATGCTGAAAAAGATTCTCTAGTATATAAATCTAAATATGGATTAAGACTTGGTGTAGACATTAGCAAACCCATTTTGGCACAATTTAATAGTTCTTATACCGGATTAGAAATTGTAGGAGATTATAGAATTAAGAAAAACTTATACCTTGCTGCAGAAGTTGGTTTTGAAGAAGAAACAACTACGGAAGACTACACAAATTCTACATCAAAAGGAAGTTATATAAGACTAGGTGTTAACTATAATGTCTACCAAAATTGGTTAGACATGAACAATGAAATCTTTATAGGAGCTCGTTATGGTTTTAGTCTTTTTGACCAAACTTTAAACACTTACACACCCAACGTTAATTCAGTATATTTCCCTGCAAACCAAATAACCTCATCCGTTTCGGCTACAGATTTAAATGTACATTGGACCGAATTTATAATAGGTTTAAAAGTAGAAACGTTTAAAAACTTCTTTGTTTCTTTTAGCGGTTCTTATAAAATATCAATAAGTGTAAAAGAGCCAGATAATTTTGAAACTCTTTACGCCCCTGGCTTTAATAGAGTATTTGATAGTGGTACAGGTTTCGGATTTAACTACACACTTACCTACTTAATTCCTTTTAAGAAAAAGTAA
- a CDS encoding isopenicillin N synthase family oxygenase, giving the protein MNKIPSVNLADFLSSDKSKKQQFIDEIGHAYENIGFVALKGHFLDEKLVESLYTEIKNFFDLPLETKEKYEIPGIGGQRGYVSFGKESAKGKKEGDLKEFWHFGQYVDAASKYAKEYPENVTVNELANFNAVGKETYQMLEKTAKYVLRSLALHLGLEETYFDNYIKDGNSILRPIHYPPIQTEPKGAERAAAHGDINLITLLMGAQGKGLQVQNHKGDWIDAMAEPDELMINVGDMLSRHSNNKLKSTIHRVVNPPKEMWGTSRYSIPFFMHPVSDMKLDVLENCIDENNPKQFEDITAGEFLDERLRELGLKK; this is encoded by the coding sequence ATGAATAAAATTCCTAGTGTAAATTTAGCAGACTTTTTATCTTCGGATAAAAGCAAAAAACAACAATTTATAGATGAAATTGGTCATGCTTACGAAAACATAGGTTTTGTAGCTTTAAAAGGTCACTTTTTAGATGAAAAATTAGTAGAAAGCTTATATACAGAAATTAAAAACTTTTTTGATTTACCATTAGAAACCAAAGAAAAATATGAAATTCCAGGTATTGGAGGCCAACGTGGTTATGTTTCTTTCGGGAAAGAATCTGCGAAAGGAAAAAAAGAAGGCGATTTAAAAGAATTTTGGCATTTTGGTCAGTATGTAGATGCTGCTTCTAAATACGCTAAAGAATACCCAGAAAACGTTACTGTTAATGAATTGGCAAACTTTAATGCCGTTGGTAAAGAAACGTATCAAATGTTAGAAAAAACAGCTAAATATGTGTTACGTTCTTTAGCCTTGCATTTAGGTTTAGAAGAAACCTATTTTGATAATTATATTAAAGACGGAAATAGTATTCTACGCCCAATTCATTACCCACCAATACAAACAGAACCAAAAGGAGCAGAAAGAGCTGCAGCTCATGGAGACATTAATTTAATTACCTTATTAATGGGTGCCCAAGGTAAAGGGTTACAAGTGCAAAACCACAAAGGAGATTGGATTGATGCTATGGCAGAACCTGATGAATTAATGATTAATGTTGGAGACATGTTATCGCGCCACAGTAACAACAAATTAAAATCTACCATTCACAGAGTAGTAAATCCACCAAAAGAAATGTGGGGAACATCACGCTATTCAATTCCGTTTTTTATGCACCCAGTTTCTGATATGAAATTAGATGTTTTAGAAAACTGTATCGATGAAAACAACCCAAAACAATTTGAAGATATCACTGCAGGTGAATTTTTAGACGAAAGATTAAGAGAATTAGGATTAAAAAAATAG
- a CDS encoding translation initiation factor, whose protein sequence is MDFKDQLKNLFPEHKETAEPVKEKSDIWLQDDPIICKYEKRKGKPITILEGYTGATSDFKLLAKEIKTKLSVGGSFKDDKIIIQGDFRDQIMTMLKDKGFKVKRVGG, encoded by the coding sequence ATGGATTTTAAAGATCAATTAAAAAATTTATTTCCAGAGCATAAGGAAACTGCAGAACCTGTAAAAGAAAAATCGGATATTTGGTTACAAGACGATCCTATTATTTGCAAATACGAAAAACGTAAAGGAAAGCCAATTACTATTTTAGAAGGCTATACAGGTGCAACTTCAGATTTTAAACTACTTGCAAAAGAAATTAAAACAAAACTATCTGTTGGCGGTAGCTTTAAAGATGATAAAATTATTATTCAAGGTGATTTTAGAGATCAAATAATGACCATGCTAAAAGATAAAGGCTTTAAAGTGAAGCGTGTTGGTGGATAA
- a CDS encoding DUF1835 domain-containing protein, producing MSSSILHITNGDSTTNYLKKLHFSGDFITWREMLCEGKTSIDVGSETFWKNRFHFLKTSYNISKSKFIDFTLKEYRNLCSKKESKEIVLWFDHDLFCQINMIAVISWLKTYRSGYHISLVTSAKIKGSTKLKSLSELTENQIQQHYKNRIDLSEDDIEYADYIWQLYCSESPLRLETVYKFNPMSPFIYLVEALEAHLHRFPSIKNGLNNVENIILETANTQQFSSKNQLVQQLLKTQTVYGFGDLQYEHHIAQLQKLFTSFNPVKLSRKGKKVLKNQLNFYGELRNENSYLGGAKKYSFLYNNQSEKLLQITS from the coding sequence ATGAGCTCGTCTATACTACATATTACAAATGGAGATAGTACTACAAACTATCTAAAAAAACTTCATTTCTCTGGAGATTTTATCACTTGGAGAGAAATGTTATGTGAAGGAAAAACGTCTATAGATGTTGGCAGTGAAACTTTCTGGAAAAACAGGTTCCACTTTTTAAAAACTTCTTATAATATTAGCAAAAGCAAATTTATAGACTTTACTTTAAAAGAATATAGAAACCTTTGTAGTAAAAAAGAATCTAAAGAAATAGTCTTATGGTTTGATCACGATTTGTTCTGCCAAATTAATATGATTGCTGTTATTAGTTGGTTAAAAACTTATAGAAGTGGCTATCATATTTCTTTAGTAACCAGTGCCAAAATAAAAGGAAGTACAAAACTAAAAAGTTTATCTGAGCTTACTGAAAATCAAATTCAGCAACATTATAAAAACAGAATAGATTTATCTGAAGATGATATTGAATATGCAGATTATATATGGCAACTATACTGCTCAGAGAGTCCGCTTAGGTTAGAAACTGTCTATAAATTTAACCCAATGTCTCCTTTTATTTATCTAGTAGAAGCATTAGAAGCACATTTACACAGATTTCCTTCCATTAAAAATGGATTAAATAATGTTGAGAATATTATTTTAGAAACTGCAAATACACAACAATTTTCTTCTAAAAACCAATTAGTACAGCAATTGCTAAAAACACAAACTGTTTATGGCTTTGGAGATTTACAGTACGAACATCATATAGCACAACTTCAAAAATTATTTACATCTTTCAATCCCGTAAAATTATCTCGAAAAGGGAAAAAAGTTTTAAAAAACCAGCTAAATTTTTATGGCGAACTTCGTAATGAAAATTCGTATCTTGGGGGAGCAAAAAAATATAGTTTTCTATATAATAATCAATCAGAAAAACTATTACAAATTACATCTTAA
- a CDS encoding nucleoside phosphorylase: MSIKQSELILNPDGSIYHLNLRPEHIAKNIIFVGDQDRVDKISKHFDSIEFTTQKREFKTTTGTYKNKQFTVISTGIGPDNIDIVLNELDALVNIDLKTRKPKENLTSLNIVRIGTSGSLHNDIPVDSFVIGSHGLDLNGLLHSYQIDAISNPEIEDAFVKHTNWSTKKSYPIVIENSKELEDRLKSDKTHQGITATAGGFYGPQGRILRLALQDNELNHKIDSFSFNQHRITNLEMETSAIYGLSKLLGHKACSINAIIANRANGSFSENPGKVVADLIEYTLEKLIE; encoded by the coding sequence ATGTCTATAAAACAATCAGAACTTATCTTAAATCCAGATGGAAGTATTTATCATCTAAATTTAAGACCAGAACATATTGCCAAAAATATAATTTTTGTTGGCGATCAAGATAGAGTTGATAAAATCTCAAAACATTTTGATTCTATAGAGTTTACTACTCAAAAACGCGAATTTAAAACTACAACAGGTACTTACAAGAACAAACAATTTACGGTTATTTCTACTGGTATTGGTCCAGACAATATAGATATTGTATTAAATGAATTGGATGCACTTGTAAATATTGATCTTAAAACTAGAAAACCTAAAGAGAATTTAACGTCTTTAAACATTGTAAGAATAGGAACTTCGGGTTCTTTGCATAACGATATTCCGGTAGATTCTTTTGTTATTGGTTCTCACGGATTAGATTTAAACGGGTTGCTTCACTCCTATCAAATAGATGCTATTTCTAATCCAGAAATTGAAGATGCTTTTGTAAAGCATACCAATTGGAGTACTAAAAAATCATATCCTATTGTAATTGAAAATAGCAAAGAATTAGAAGATAGGTTAAAATCTGATAAAACACACCAAGGTATCACAGCTACCGCAGGAGGTTTTTACGGACCACAAGGTAGAATTTTACGTTTGGCTTTACAAGACAATGAGTTAAACCATAAAATTGATAGTTTTAGTTTTAACCAACATAGAATTACCAATTTAGAAATGGAAACCTCTGCTATTTATGGTTTATCTAAACTATTGGGTCACAAAGCTTGTTCTATAAACGCAATTATTGCTAATAGAGCTAATGGTTCTTTTAGCGAAAACCCAGGGAAAGTTGTTGCCGATTTAATAGAATACACACTAGAAAAATTAATTGAGTAA